The nucleotide sequence CGGAACAGATCTGTTTGTCTTGGGAAGGAAAATCTATCTGCTTGTCATTGACTATTATTCAAGGTATGTTGAAATTGTTGTCTCTCACACCAAATCCACTGACTTTATTAACCAGCTAAAGTCAATTTACGCACATCATGGAATTCCGGAAATTTTGATGTCTGATAACGGCCCGCAGTTTTCTGGACAAGCGTTTGTTTCCTTTGCAGATTTATATGGGTTTAGACATGTTACTAGCAGCCCAAAGTTTCCCCAAAGCAATGGAGAGGCGGAGCGTGCGGTTAAGACAGTCAAAAACCTCATGAAAAAGGCAGCAGACCCATACTTGGCTCTACTCACCTATAGAGCTACACCTCTTCAGAATGGCTACAGCCCAGCTCAGCTCCTCATGGGCCGCCGTCTTCGCACCACAGTGGATCTCTGCTGGATCCATCACTATCTGACAACGCAGTCTTCTTCCGGAAGGAAAAGGAGAAGAGGATGTCAGGTGCTACAAATTACAACAGGCGTCATCGTGCTTTGCCTCTTGATGGTCTGTCACCAGGTGGTCAGGTATGGGTGACCGATGAAAAGTCATCTGGGACTGTCTTCAAAAACACTTTACGCCACGGTCTTACTGGGTGGATTTACCCCAGGGTGTGCTCAGACGCAATCGTCAGCACCTGatacctctacacacttcaccACAGCAAGAAACATGAGAGTCAGCTCCTGAGCAGGCTCCTATGCCATCTCCTATGGTACCAACAGTGTTACCTACAAAGACTTCCCCTCTCAGAACTAGGTACGGCCGAGCAGTTGTTAAGCCCAAAAGACTCGACCTGTAGCcgttgaaaaaaaaaggaacgaGTTTTGTTAAATGGTTTAGATATTGTTTTATGTAAGAGAATATGTGCAGTTATGATCCTAGTGGGAAAGATTCCTGAACACTTTATGTAAACCTGCGTAAATACAAATATAGTATTTGAATATGTTCATGAGATTTTATATAACGGGGGTGTTGTGAAAATATTGTTCTTTCTTATAAAAATAGATAGGAACAGACCTTTCAGTATAGAGGCAGAATAATCCTCTAAGGTCTGGTGAGACAAAGGTAGTCCACCCTTTGTTCTCTAGAAAGGGGAGATGTGGTATTTGTGAAAGATATCGGTAATATTCCAGTGATTGCTGTTGCACAGGGATGCTTGATGTGGGGGGGACCGGAAGTGTGGGGGGAGATTTGTACGGGCTACGGTGGActgttaaagtaaataaaagttgGTGCGAGTTACCGAATTTGACTGGACATCTCTTTCTGCGTGCgcgccaaaataccgcgagtGTGTGCGctggaatatgctctagaaccgctctcgcgatactttaatgtcacaTCTCTCGGACTGCACTTTCACACaccgtgactaaaataccttacagcccttgagcgggacagcaataaaaacaaaaacggtcagaaaacacaacaatcttataaGTTGTATATTAATgagataaaagtctaactttaatttttaatgttaacacagctGATAAAAGTCGGAAAACAAATgcatgttgtgtcaaaaaggaggtcCACTGTCTCAACCCCTGATATAAGGACCTTTTTgattattattccatacccaaaatgtacaaaagccttaaattacaTAAACCTAAAGacagatctaaataaaatataaacggttaaagcactaagacattacagtctgaacatcatgactttctattatttaactaatgcagtatttaatataaaatacagacaggacttaggtgaacaatggaccagaacagactccaccattcagctgttctgtctgttgataaaggaattctcagcactagaaatactagtatggtaactgaccgttttgctcaagtcaagtctctgagatactctctgatgagtCCATCCTCAGAGAAacaggatagaaaagtcaccaagagcatgaagcagacaagatacaagcagcaagacagatgagagaatgagagatgagagaacaagaatagaagagaagagaggctgtaaaaaaaaaaagaaacagaataattcatacagtagtggaagtataaatgaggaatgaaataataggtgcatgtataatatagattattgtaaaataataaataataaaggatctacatgacactgcttcacacacaagcagtaaaagagataatattccATGGTatacctgagagagagaaaataatgaatttaatgaactcctttttagtagcaagactctgaatttatgggaggagtcagaaaaaaattgaatgaaattttctaacgttgcatactgtttgtgttcattattaattattattacatttacaaatataaaatgctcttacaaaacgttatttcttgcttaccccctctccctaattagcccctgatgttttcaaatcctaggaACACCCCTGTGTATGTTAAAGAGTGAAAATGGACACTACAGTGTTCTAAACTATAAACCAGCAAGTCCATTAAAGCTTATTTATCAGATCAGCATGTCTGTTCCTGTGCCACTTctacaattaataataaagtgacCCAGAATTAAAGTGTTGTTACTAAGCAGTGTAGATGTTTAAGGCCTTTGTGAAGATGGCTCTGAGCTCACAGAAGATGGAtaaaggtgtgttgaagtggtgacaTGGTCAGGAGCAGACCACTGACCACTGTCACACTGCAGCTGATCAAAGCCACTGTAATGAGCAGACACAGAGGTTTAATCTTAATCTAATCTGAAGCATCCTTTCATCTTGTAGAGCTGACTAGAagacagatcactacagagctgCTTAAAGTTTCTAGATTTCTGCATTAATGTGACTGACAGCATCACTCACCTGACCGGCTCACTGGCTGAAAACACCTGACTATCAGCTACAGATTAACTGATACAGCACAAGCCTCTCCTACAGGATCATCGATATGGCACCGAGAGCTCGGTGGTTAAAGCCCCAGGCTACTGACTGGAAGTTTGAGAATTCCCAGTAATGCTGAGACGAGTCCTGGTGCAAGCGCTCAGATGGAAGCCCCTTTCGTGTAAAAGCATCAGGtaaatctgaataaatataaatcacatATTTGTAGCAACTGaatagttttattaaaaaaatttattggCGTGAGTGCTGGATGTCATTCAATACAAAATCAAGCTACAAACATTGAGTGCTGACCAAAAAGTGATACACGTTTCAATTTACTGTAGCATAAAACACCATTTACAAATGACTCTGTGAGCTGAACTTCATGATATATGACTGAGAGCTCAGTGGACGCAGTAACACTGTCAGATCCCCAGGCTGGATGTTACAGGACATGACTTCAGCTGTCCACCGAGGGCCGGGAGACAGGCGTGGCCCCTTCAGCCTGGGAGGAGGGTGGAGTCGGGTCTgtatacaaaagaaaaaaacctaatTAAACATCCTGCATGTGTCTGTATAAAACTTagcacacatgcacagaaagTGCTGGGAtcagaattaaaatgaaataagtaCAGAAGTGAAGGAGGAGAGGGTGAAGTAGTCACTCACATGTGCCGTTAGGGGCCCCGGTATGCTGTGAGCCCATCATCTGCCCTGTCCCTCCACTGCCTACTGGACGacctaacaacacacacaacaggaaaCTGAAATCTGGACTCCATACATACACAGTAAGTGCGTGaatctttattctttattaaaacTAATACGAAGCCTTTATTCCTCCAGCAGTGTGTATTTGATGAAGGTATATGTAGGAGAATGTACCGTGTAGAGGGTTAAACGCAGGTCCACTGCCCTGTGAGGCTCCGCCCTGTTGCTGTTCCAGCTGCTGGCGTGCCTTTAGCTCAGCGTACTTCACCTGCTCCATGTGGAAGTTCTGCCTCTCCGACAGCAACTGCTGGCGCTGCTGCTCCAgctgtaccacacacacacacacacacacacacacacaccttacagtgACCAGTAAAATATACATGATGCTGACCAAATGTTCTGGAGCACTACAACCTCTCACCACTCTGACACGATTACAGTAAGTTATAAGAGACAGTAAGCTGTTGTGTTTAACTCACAGCCTCTTTCTCTCGGTCCATGATGGTCTCCAGCTCCTCGAAATGCCTTAGTTTGATCTCCAGCTTCTTCATCTGAGTCTCTACCAGGAGAGCCACAAGAGATTTAATCTTCCTTTCCTCCACAGCGGCCAAGTGCTAACGGGAGCAGAAGAGAGAGAACAGTTTTAAGGGGTATAAACATCTGGGACAAACTGTTTACAGGATAATAAATACAGAGAAGGTCAGAGACTTCTTGTCTACTACACCTTGCTCGGATGTGAGGTGTGCGTTTGATAAACTGGTTGTTCCTTACCTTGGCCTTGGTGGCAGCAGAAGCCAGGGCAGCTGCAGCTGCTGTGGCAATATTTGCTTCAACCAGCTCGAGCTCCACCCTCTTCCTTCTCTCAACATGTTCCCCTTGTGTCCCCTGGGCCACTTCCATCCCTTCCTCTTCACCACAGacaatcagaaacacacacacacacacgcacagaaaaAAGTGGTAATTAAGCAAGCAGTTTAATCCTTAACACATGCACATTATATTTCGGAGCTTgggtcattttaaaataatatatttatgaagCATTAGTGCTGAAAACACAAACCAGCTttgctctcctctcctttctctccttctgACTCATCCTTTTCTTCATGCTTTACTTGCTCCCCCTCTCCTGAGGTGTTCTCCCCCATCGGCTGATACAGCAAttaagaaaaagagacagaattaAAAAGGAGGAAAGGACGAGGATGATAGAATATGAACCGCTTTAATTAgctgatgtgtttgtgtataatgaTCAGTTGAAGTAACTGGGCTGTCGCACCTTTTCATGGTGTTCTGTGTCAAACTCCAGCTTATCCAGTCTGGGTCCATCTAGAATGAAGATCACAAAATGTTCAGTTACCCCACACACAACTGCTCATAACGACAAAGtttcattatgttttttttgcaaaaataaaagaGTGAAATCTCTCAGTTAGTTATGCACTCGGACCGTGGGCTACAGAAAATCGAGAACACTGCTGGAGTCTACAGACATGAAGCGTAAGGAAATGTCTGTGGCTAAACTCAGTAACCGGGCCAGAACAGCCATGGTCAGAGGTGTGACCAAGAACCCAGTGTCCACTCTAACAGAGCTTCACAGAAATGGAAGAACCTGCAGGAAAAACAACCATCTCTAAAACACTCCATCAATCAGAACTTTGTGGTAAAGAGGCTAGAAGTGAACTTGGACTTCAAGTACTACTTGGGGAAAACCAGGCACTGCTaaggtgaagcatggtggtgttaGCATCATGTTGTGGGGCTTCTTTAGTGCCAGGGACACAGAGACTGGTCAGAGGTGATGtgtgtaaagaaataaaaaatatgtaaaaatagaCAAATATGCATATTAGAAATATGTAAAGCTTTATGTCTATAAATTATTTCCTCTAGAAAGATGTCTAAAAACTGCATACAAAAATTATTTCAAGACAAAACAATGTAAGTTTCTGAAGATATTTTTGTCTGTACATTTGTAGCAGCCTTCAGTGCTTAAGAGAGTCAGAGTCTAATGTTGCCCCCTGCTGGCAGTCCTGCAGTACAGCCTGAGTGTGCacatgtacagtgtacagtatacagCTAAAACCCAGTACCAGTCTTTTCCAGTTGCTCTGCCTCGGCTCCAGAAGTGTTACCCGACTGCAGTCCGAAGGTGGGCTCAAGTTCAGATAAACTAGCCCCAGGATCTGGCATTCTGAGGACAGGGGGATTGAACAGCTCCGGAGAAGCTTGTTCTCGAACGCGAGAGAACTCCTCTGAGAACGAGACGAGaaacaaaagagacaaaaagatTACATCAATGACATTCTCATAAACTGATCACTAAAATGGTTTTCTTTCATAGCAGTtgggactcacacacacacacacacacacccacacccacccaggGCAGCCTTGGCAGCAGCAGATGCTACTCTGGGGTCCACCACAGAGGCGAGGAAAGCCACAGTGCTCATGACGGGGTTTCCTGACTGGCTAAAGGGAACAGGCTGGTAGGCCAGCGGACCCATTGACGCTTCAGAGTTCTCCAAGTACGGGTCCTCTATAGGCAAGCGGAGGAAGTGCAGGATACACTCATCCTGTGTGCGGCTTCCCACATGCTCAGAGACCTTATTCCAGTCATCTTTATACATCTCTAATGCCTGAGACGGGGAGAGAGCAGTGTCAGGAGAAAGACAGTACACATCACTGAATTCTATGCTGCTTGGTCAGAGTGATGTATGTAGCTGGATTTACCTCCAAAAGCAGGAGAGTTTCTTGTTCTGTCCACTCACGTCCTGCGTTTGCTCCTTTAGTCTACAGAGTGGGTAACAAACACAATCACTGCTTCTGGTTTAGCACAACAGACAGCCTCCTGAAGCAcagatatggtgtgtgtgtgtaccttgggATGCTTCTTTGCATAAATATCAGTTCGAAGGCCAAAGTTTTGAAGGTCTGAaggtttttctttgcttttctctGGGAAATGAAGCATATGCTGAGAGGCTGaaacctacacatacacacacacacacaacagaaaacaatcagaacaccacacactgttacaactacattctttttgtgtgtgtgtgtgtgtgtgtgtgtgtgtgtgtgtgtgtgtgtacctgcagtggtCTGTGCTGTAGAGGGACCAGGGCTGAGGGAACATCTGTGAGAACATTAAAGTGAGGTGTAGGTGGAGGGCCCATAGGAAGAGGTCTGCTCTCAGCATCCACCTGGTAATTAATCAGACCCCACTGCTCCAGGAAGGCATggaccctacacacacacacacacacacacactcagaacacatcCGGCCTGCACCTTTGGTTGTAATAGATTACAGGTTCTTGTAGTGGACGCTCCACATGAtttaagactaataataaacagatttttaaaatgtactgGTCATCAgatcgctgtggtataagcagcacacacacacacacacacacacacacacacacacacacacacacacacacacacacagagctaaccTCATAAGGGCACACACATCTCCTGTAAGGTTCCGTCTGCAGGAGGTGGAGGTCAGGTACTCCTGAGGGTTTAGCCGATACGTGTCGATCATGAAGTTACGATAAGCCAAATATCTGGACATTAATAACATTCAGAGAGAACACATCACACTCCAGTATACACAAAAATATCTGCACCCTGACTATCACACATATGGCTGTGATGGTCATAGAGAGTataaatgtggtgtgtgtgtgagagagagagagagacacacgcacatCTCTGGAGATTTGGACTTGTTCTTCCCGTTGAAGAACTCAGGCAGTGCTCTCCTCTCTATCCGGTGAATACTGAAACAGAGAACAGGTTACACCTCCATCCCACTACACACTGCCTTCATCAGCACAATTAgtgtcacaaaaaaaacacaaga is from Hemibagrus wyckioides isolate EC202008001 linkage group LG24, SWU_Hwy_1.0, whole genome shotgun sequence and encodes:
- the smarcc1b gene encoding SWI/SNF complex subunit SMARCC1b isoform X1, which encodes MHACCAHAQACAHASLSECVNFSQRQVNFATPALRCYNASPVTMAAPTAGCSAAGSAGDKAPGSTTLSRKKDGGPCADFWESAETISQLETIRTWIGKHYKKYVQVDAPSSKSLSALVIQLLQFQEDVFGRKASDPGLTKLPVKCFLDMKLGGALCHILGSVYKFKTEQGWRRFDLQNASRVDRNVEMFVSVEKTLVQNNLLSRPVVYLSPELDQKQASKLKDIIMRHKGSVTEDRLQATHQIYPTLTSVDEEDWFRPVLRVSQHVMVHWGMYPDSYDTWLLASDVDVEVEEAPSSERPWRVHAKWVLDTDMFNEWMNEEDYEVDDIKRSVSYQRRIYPRDEEECKTSGKKRRRSPSPPSESRKKGGKKGSYKMRGQQEEVEPEEDLTKDMEDPIPVPNMEEVKLPKNINLKKDSENTPVKGGTMADLDDQEDEFLSGFRDDEDQGREFGRGLEEEESAIKQTHHIIIPSYASWFDYNCIHRIERRALPEFFNGKNKSKSPEIYLAYRNFMIDTYRLNPQEYLTSTSCRRNLTGDVCALMRVHAFLEQWGLINYQVDAESRPLPMGPPPTPHFNVLTDVPSALVPLQHRPLQVSASQHMLHFPEKSKEKPSDLQNFGLRTDIYAKKHPKTKGANAGREWTEQETLLLLEALEMYKDDWNKVSEHVGSRTQDECILHFLRLPIEDPYLENSEASMGPLAYQPVPFSQSGNPVMSTVAFLASVVDPRVASAAAKAALEEFSRVREQASPELFNPPVLRMPDPGASLSELEPTFGLQSGNTSGAEAEQLEKTDGPRLDKLEFDTEHHEKPMGENTSGEGEQVKHEEKDESEGEKGEESKAEEGMEVAQGTQGEHVERRKRVELELVEANIATAAAAALASAATKAKHLAAVEERKIKSLVALLVETQMKKLEIKLRHFEELETIMDREKEALEQQRQQLLSERQNFHMEQVKYAELKARQQLEQQQGGASQGSGPAFNPLHGRPVGSGGTGQMMGSQHTGAPNGTYPTPPSSQAEGATPVSRPSVDS
- the smarcc1b gene encoding SWI/SNF complex subunit SMARCC1b isoform X2, encoding MHACCAHAQACAHASLSECVNFSQRQVNFATPALRCYNASPVTMAAPTAGCSAAGSAGDKAPGSTTLSRKKDGGPCADFWESAETISQLETIRTWIGKHYKKYVQVDAPSSKSLSALVIQLLQFQEDVFGRKASDPGLTKLPVKCFLDMKLGGALCHILGSVYKFKTEQGWRRFDLQNASRVDRNVEMFVSVEKTLVQNNLLSRPVVYLSPELDQKQASKLKDIIMRHKGSVTEDRLQATHQIYPTLTSVDEDWFRPVLRVSQHVMVHWGMYPDSYDTWLLASDVDVEVEEAPSSERPWRVHAKWVLDTDMFNEWMNEEDYEVDDIKRSVSYQRRIYPRDEEECKTSGKKRRRSPSPPSESRKKGGKKGSYKMRGQQEEVEPEEDLTKDMEDPIPVPNMEEVKLPKNINLKKDSENTPVKGGTMADLDDQEDEFLSGFRDDEDQGREFGRGLEEEESAIKQTHHIIIPSYASWFDYNCIHRIERRALPEFFNGKNKSKSPEIYLAYRNFMIDTYRLNPQEYLTSTSCRRNLTGDVCALMRVHAFLEQWGLINYQVDAESRPLPMGPPPTPHFNVLTDVPSALVPLQHRPLQVSASQHMLHFPEKSKEKPSDLQNFGLRTDIYAKKHPKTKGANAGREWTEQETLLLLEALEMYKDDWNKVSEHVGSRTQDECILHFLRLPIEDPYLENSEASMGPLAYQPVPFSQSGNPVMSTVAFLASVVDPRVASAAAKAALEEFSRVREQASPELFNPPVLRMPDPGASLSELEPTFGLQSGNTSGAEAEQLEKTDGPRLDKLEFDTEHHEKPMGENTSGEGEQVKHEEKDESEGEKGEESKAEEGMEVAQGTQGEHVERRKRVELELVEANIATAAAAALASAATKAKHLAAVEERKIKSLVALLVETQMKKLEIKLRHFEELETIMDREKEALEQQRQQLLSERQNFHMEQVKYAELKARQQLEQQQGGASQGSGPAFNPLHGRPVGSGGTGQMMGSQHTGAPNGTYPTPPSSQAEGATPVSRPSVDS
- the smarcc1b gene encoding SWI/SNF complex subunit SMARCC1b isoform X3, whose protein sequence is MRHPLSQPLTRGEEEFSRQVNFATPALRCYNASPVTMAAPTAGCSAAGSAGDKAPGSTTLSRKKDGGPCADFWESAETISQLETIRTWIGKHYKKYVQVDAPSSKSLSALVIQLLQFQEDVFGRKASDPGLTKLPVKCFLDMKLGGALCHILGSVYKFKTEQGWRRFDLQNASRVDRNVEMFVSVEKTLVQNNLLSRPVVYLSPELDQKQASKLKDIIMRHKGSVTEDRLQATHQIYPTLTSVDEEDWFRPVLRVSQHVMVHWGMYPDSYDTWLLASDVDVEVEEAPSSERPWRVHAKWVLDTDMFNEWMNEEDYEVDDIKRSVSYQRRIYPRDEEECKTSGKKRRRSPSPPSESRKKGGKKGSYKMRGQQEEVEPEEDLTKDMEDPIPVPNMEEVKLPKNINLKKDSENTPVKGGTMADLDDQEDEFLSGFRDDEDQGREFGRGLEEEESAIKQTHHIIIPSYASWFDYNCIHRIERRALPEFFNGKNKSKSPEIYLAYRNFMIDTYRLNPQEYLTSTSCRRNLTGDVCALMRVHAFLEQWGLINYQVDAESRPLPMGPPPTPHFNVLTDVPSALVPLQHRPLQVSASQHMLHFPEKSKEKPSDLQNFGLRTDIYAKKHPKTKGANAGREWTEQETLLLLEALEMYKDDWNKVSEHVGSRTQDECILHFLRLPIEDPYLENSEASMGPLAYQPVPFSQSGNPVMSTVAFLASVVDPRVASAAAKAALEEFSRVREQASPELFNPPVLRMPDPGASLSELEPTFGLQSGNTSGAEAEQLEKTDGPRLDKLEFDTEHHEKPMGENTSGEGEQVKHEEKDESEGEKGEESKAEEGMEVAQGTQGEHVERRKRVELELVEANIATAAAAALASAATKAKHLAAVEERKIKSLVALLVETQMKKLEIKLRHFEELETIMDREKEALEQQRQQLLSERQNFHMEQVKYAELKARQQLEQQQGGASQGSGPAFNPLHGRPVGSGGTGQMMGSQHTGAPNGTYPTPPSSQAEGATPVSRPSVDS